One Rhea pennata isolate bPtePen1 chromosome 3, bPtePen1.pri, whole genome shotgun sequence DNA segment encodes these proteins:
- the PNOC gene encoding prepronociceptin yields MRAVLWDLLLLCLFAHVLGDCQHDCLNCDQHVYSQWDGFNVLVCVLECEGKAVPRATWELCAAASAGPREEDEEDAAGDAADVTLARPFEAEAAGPRGAGPRPAMAAAAARRAAQVSALLLRQRAAEDGGSEAPPEQAADAAAQRPGARPPAEPRRRATPAAARGVQKRYGGFIGVRKSARKWNNQKRFSEFLKQYLGMSPRSSEYDIAADLNEHNEI; encoded by the exons ATGAGGGCTGTGCTCTGGGACCTCCTGCTACTCTGCTTGTTCGCCCACGTGCTTGGCGACTGCCAGCACGACTGCCTCAACTGCGACCAGCATGTGTACAGCCAGTGGGACGGCTTCAATGTGCTC GTCTGCGTCCTGGAGTGCGAGGGCAAGGCCGTGCCGCGCGCCACCTGGGAGCTctgcgccgccgcctccgccggcccgcgggaggaggacgaggaggacgCCGCCGGCGACGCCGCCGATGTCACCCTGGCCCGGCCCTTCGAGGCggaggccgcggggccgcggggcgccggtCCGCGGCCCGCAatggcagcggcggcggcgaggcgggcggcgcAGGTAAGCGCGCTGCTGCTGCGGCAGCGGGCGGCCGAAGACGGCGGCAGCGAGGCGCCGCCGGAGCAGGCGGCCGACGCGGCAGCCCAGCGGCCGGGGGCCCGTCCGCCGGCGGAGCCGAGGCGGCGGGCgacgccggcggcggcccggggggtGCAGAAGCGGTACGGGGGCTTCATCGGGGTGCGGAAGTCGGCGCGCAAGTGGAACAACCAGAAGCGCTTTAGCGAGTTCCTCAAGCAGTACCTGGGCATGTCGCCCCGCTCCAGTGAGTACGACATAGCCGCCGACCTGAACGAGCACAACGAGATCTag